The following are from one region of the Chanos chanos chromosome 10, fChaCha1.1, whole genome shotgun sequence genome:
- the LOC115822109 gene encoding glycerol kinase, whose amino-acid sequence MATVTSRCSLSDTAAADSIKSVAVEYLPTYKTVHLSVRMAAPSNGITADPLVAAIDQGTSSTRFLVFNPKTAELISHHQVEISQSFPKEGWVEEDPMEILQSVHDCIERTCEKLTQLQIDISSIKAIGVTNQRETTLVWDKETGKPLYNAIVWLDLRTQSTVERLIDKAPGKDKNHLKHKTGLPISTYFSAVKLRWLLDNVKEVAEAVFSHRAMFGTVDSWIIWCLTGGKSGGVHCTDVTNASRTMLFNIHTLEWDSELCKYFDVPVEILPDVRSSSEIYGIMKSGSLTGVPISGCLGDQSAALVGQMCFKVGQAKNTYGTGCFLLCNTGVKPVLSDHGLLTTIAYKMGRDKPAFYALEGSVAIAGAVVRWLKDNMGIIQSSQELEKLASAAGSSYGCYFVPAFSGLYAPYWEPSARGIICGLTQFTNRSHLAFAALEAVCFQTREILDAMNQDSGVPLTQLQVDGGMTSNRLLMQLQSDILCIPVVRPTMSETTALGAAMAAGAAEGVNVWDLTSDSLTSLPSEKFQPKINLEESEFRYARWKKAVQRSMNWETTEMVDNGKALSFTGH is encoded by the exons ATGGCCACGGTAACATCACGATGCTCTTTAAGCGACACTGCGGCCGCGGACAGTATAAAGAGCGTTGCCGTTGAATACTTACCTACATACAAGACAGTCCACCTGAGCGTAAGAATGGCAGCACCTTCAAACGGGATTACAGCCGACCCTTTAGTCGCGGCGATCGATCAGGGTACCAGTTCGACGAGATTCCTG GTTTTCAACCCAAAGACGGCAGAGTTGATCAGTCACCATCAGGTGGAGATCAGCCAGAGCTTTCCAAAAGAAGG cTGGGTGGAGGAGGATCCTATGGAGATCCTTCAGTCTGTACATGACTGCATAGAGAGGACATGTGAAAAACTCACCCAACTCCAGATAGACATATCCAGCATCAAAG CAATTGGCGTGACCAATCAGAGGGAGACTACACTGGTTTGGGACAAAGAGACTGGAAAACCACTGTACAATGCTATTG TTTGGTTGGACTTGCGTACACAATCAACCGTGGAAAGACTGATCGACAAAGCACCTGGCAAGGACAAGAACCATCTGAAG caTAAGACTGGCCTGCCCATCAGTACGTACTTCAGCGCGGTGAAGCTGCGCTGGCTGCTGGACAATGTGAAGGAGGTGGCAGAAGCCGTCTTCTCTCACAGGGCTATGTTTGGCACTGTGGACTCCTGGATCATTTGG TGTTTGACTGGAGGGAAGAGCGGAGGTGTTCACTGCACAGACGTGACCAATGCCAGCCGTACCATGCTcttcaacatacacacactggagtGGGACTCTGAGCTCTGCAA GTATTTTGATGTTCCTGTTGAAATTCTACCTGATGTGAGGAGCTCTTCAGAAATATACGGGATCATG AAATCAGGCTCCTTGACTGGTGTGCCTATTTCAGGG TGTTTAGGTGACCAGTCCGCTGCCCTCGTGGGACAGATGTGTTTTAAAGTCGGCCAAGCCAAAAACAC GTACGGAACTGGTTGTTTTCTGCTCTGTAATACTGGTGTAAAG CCTGTGCTGTCAGATCACGGCCTGCTAACAACCATTGCATATAAAATGGGGCGGGACAAACCTGCTTTTTATGCGCTTGAG ggctCAGTTGCAATAGCAGGAGCAGTAGTGAGATGGCTAAAGGACAATATGGGAATTATCCAGTCTTCCCAAGAGTTAG AGAAGCTTGCGTCTGCAGCCGGATCATCCTACGGTTGCTATTTTGTTCCGGCATTTTCGGGGCTGTACGCCCCCTACTGGGAGCCAAGTGCAAGAGG GATAATCTGTGGCCTGACTCAGTTTACCAACAGGAGTCACTTGGCCTTTGCTGCACTTGAAGCTGTTTGCTTTCAGACTCGAGAA ATCCTGGATGCTATGAATCAGGACAGTGGCGTTCCACTGACTCAGCTGCAGGTTGATGGAGGAATGACCTCCAACCGATTACTGATGCAACTACAGTCTGATATTCTCTGCATTCCTGTAG tgaggCCGACGATGTCGGAGACCACTGCACTGGGGGCAGCGATGGCTGCAGGAGCGGCGGAGGGGGTCAACGTTTGGGACCTGACCTCTGACAGCCTGACCTCTTTGCCCTCAGAGAAATTCCAACCTAAGATCAACCTTGAGG AGAGCGAGTTTCGCTATGCAAGATGGAAGAAAGCTGTCCAGAGATCTATGAACTGGGAGACCACAGAGATGGTTGACAATGGAAAAG CCCTCTCCTTCACAGGCCACTGA
- the LOC115822333 gene encoding transmembrane protein 50B, with protein sequence MAGFLDNFRWPECDCIDWGERRNTVASIVAGILFFTGWWIMIDAAVCYPDQKDLNHAFHTCGVFSTLAFFMINAVSNGQVRGDTYGEGCLGRMGARVWLLIGFMIMFGSLIGAIWILFGAYVVPKKEVYPGLAVFFQNTLIFFSTLIYKFGRTEDLWG encoded by the exons ATGGCAGGATTTTTGGACAACTTCCGTTGGCCCGAGTGCGACTGTATTGATTGGGGAGAGAGGCGGAACACTGTGGCCTCCATTGTGGCTGGCATTCTG ttCTTCACTGGCTGGTGGATTATGATAGATGCTGCTGTGTGTTATCCAGACCAAAAAGATCTCAATCATGCTTTCCACACATGTGGGGTTTTCTCCACCTTGGCTTTCTTCAT GATCAACGCAGTCTCAAACGGTCAGGTGAGAGGAGACACCTATGGAGAGGGCTGTCTTGGCAGAATGG GAGCTCGCGTCTGGCTTCTCATCGGTTTCATGATCATGTTCGGCTCGCTCATCGGCGCCATCTGGATCCTCTTTGGAGCCTACGTTGTCCCCA agaAAGAGGTATATCCAGGACTTGCAGTTTTCTTCCAGAACACACTGATATTTTTCAG CACTCTCATTTATAAGTTTGGACGCACAGAGGACCTGTGGGGTTAG